Below is a genomic region from Medicago truncatula cultivar Jemalong A17 chromosome 3, MtrunA17r5.0-ANR, whole genome shotgun sequence.
TACTGTTGAATTTAAGAGCCACTTTGGAAGAATATATGTGAATATTAAGCACCCGAGCCTTCACGCACTAAAATATTACGATGTCACAGGTCTAAATGAGTTCTCAATTGCTATACTCGAAGCCCTGACGTAGGACCACATGTTCCATCATTCTGCTAgaaaatttcagttttcttGGAAAAAGGGTATGCAACAGTTAATACATTTCTTATATCGCTAATTACAGCGCTCATTCTTACTATTACAGGAGCTACTTGGAGATGGAGAAGATATTCAAGGTGTATGTATACCCAGATGGGGACCTACCTATTGTTCATGATGGCCCATGTAAGGACATATACTCCACCGAAGGAAGGTTCCTCCATGAAATGGAACGTGGGGTTGGGAAGTTTAGAACCAATGATCCCAATGCAGCTCATGTTTACTTTCTACCATTCAGTGTGACATGGATGGTCAAATACCTCTATACACCATCCTCTTACGACATCACTCCTTTAACGCAGTTTGTCTCTGATTATGTAAGAGTGGTATCAATGAGGTACCCCTTCTGGAACAGAACTCATGGTGCTGACCACTTCATGCTTGCTTGCCATGATTGGGTAATTTGTTAATTCCTTTTTCCACACTTCACATTTATTGTTCCATCCATTTTATGAATAGTTTCACTTTTCGCTAATGACACACAATTGATGCCAACTTTGCCCACATTTAGTTCTCCCAGTTATTATGGATTTGGCCAATCTTTAGTTTTTGTATGTTccattaaagtaaaaaaattaatagttgaTATCGTAACATTTGTTATGCATATACATTTAATAtcaattattgatttatttatcaaacttttatattatttacttGACCTAAAGTGGTCCCAATGTGAATTTCAAGCCTTTTGTTTCCTTTAAATATATGCAGGGTCCACATGCATCAAAGGGTAATCCTTTCCTCTACAATACCTCCATTCGTGTCTTGTGCAATGCCAACACTTCTGAAGGTTTCAATCCTCTAAAGGATGTATCTTTACCAGAAATTCATCTCTATGGAGGTGAAGTATCTCCTAAACTCCTTTCACTTCCACCTGAGAACGCCCCACGCCGGTATCTTGCCTTCTTTGCAGGTGGTATGCATGGCCCAATTCGCCCAATTCTTCTCCAACACTGGAAAAACAGAGACAAAGATATTCTTGTCAATGAGTATCTCCCTAAAGGCATAGACTACTATTCCATAATGCTAAGCTCCAAGTTCTGTCTTTGTCCAAGTGGTTTTGAAGTGGCTAGCCCAAGAATTGTGGAATCAATTTATGCAGAATGTGTGCCTGTGATTCTATCAAATTATTATGTGTTGCCCTTCAGTGATGTGCTGCAATGGGAGGCATTTTCAGTGCAGGTGGATGTTTCAGATATTCCTAGGTTGAAAGAGATTCTTAGTGCTATTCCAGAGAGTAAGTATAAGAAGCTCAAGCAAGGGGTAAGGGCTGTGAGGAGACATTTTACTCTGAATCAGCCGGCTAAAAGATTTGATGTTTTTCACATGATTTTGCACTCAATATGGCTGAGAAGATTGAATATAAAACTGATTAGTTAATCTATACTAAGCATAATAGAGTATACCATACACTAgtatagtgattttttttatttgtaacttTGGCTTCCAATAGGAATAGGAACTCAAATATTGGTAACAATTAGTGACAGAATCACAGAAAGGGGGCTAAAGATCCAAAGAACTAAGGCATTATTCACCCTTGTTCATCCAGAGTAACATGTCATTGggaaaactttttctttttgttggtaCAATTTCATAGGAAGTTAGTCTCACTGAATATTATGcaatagacatttttttttttttctgttaaaaAGAAGGCAAAATTGCACCAAGGACTTGTATCTTGATTTTCATGTTCATGCAGTCACTTATCTCTGTCTCAGGTTAGTGTTGGTACATTTCAAAATGTTTACCCCGTTTGACCTGCCTTCATTCTCTGTCAACTTATTTTACGGATTTGCATATATGAAAATCAAAAGATATATtacaaagaaatgaaaaatatcgTCACATTACCCCGTTGAGAAATCTTAAATAATCatgttttttaatgataaatgttaaTATGCCTAttgttattttagtattttcacCCACCACATTTTGCTCGCGCTCTgcatgcgtgacttaagtcacacacCACTGAGCCTCTGCGCGAGTTAACTCGCGCAAGTTGGCCGGTGGTAAAAACTGAAGCACAAACGTTTCTAGGACGGTAATCAATGCTTTTGATTGgtttttacacattttttttaagtttttcacacgtttttggACCTCATTAAGTGTTATCTACCTTACACCACCTATAAAAATCCTCACACACTTCCTCTTTTCCTCACATTTTCTCCTCCCACTCTCtccccctctttctcttcttcttctttatttatatAGTCTCTAGGGTCTTTATACCCCTTTAGGTAAATACTGGTGGCTTTTGGGGAAAGTAGTGGTCCGTTAGGTTGGGGAAAAAGACATCATCCCTTGAGGTAAAATAAGGTTTGCTTCCTTTTACTCCCAAAATCTTTTTACCATGGGTAAAAAGAATCATCATGGGGTATAAAaggaaccaaatttaaatttaactcaagGGGTCTTAATGTCGTTTTCCCCAACAGGACTGATCACTATTTTCCCCAAGAGTTATTGGTATATACCGAAGagggtaaaatatatgtattaattactgtaatgtttgaatcatattaataaaatgagttatatttattaattttgttttttatttgtatttatttttgcatttatttgatgtttatgattatgcattgaattaataaatattgaataaataaaatcaattttattttctaattttgtatttaattaataaataaattagaataaaaattaaattagaataaagtgaccaaataatttagaataaagtaaataaaatattttagaataaaaaaaaaaatagacacgtTGCACTTGCGCAACGCTACTTAACTTGCGCACTAGGTTTACACTTGCGCTGGTTAACTAGCGCATGGGCATTTTGGATATGGCTGCAGGGTGCAAGTGTTTTGTGCTAGGTGAAGAGCAAAATTCATGGAAGAAATAAAAGACTTAGGGAGAAGAGGGCTTTGggggtttatttttcttcacgATACAAAATCTTACTCATTTAgaggaactcaaaaattgtattagaaagatttttatatgaattcttcaaattcaacctatgttattataatattcataaaattaaaaatatattaatcataaacattaatttatcattctttaaaaaaaaagctttcaaaaaatgtgaaaagagCCAAGATTTTTTCATTGTTTCATATAATttgccaaaataaaaagatgtaAATTCCGCTTATATACCAGTGGACCCGCCATTTACCCAAAAAAAACCGCCTACATGA
It encodes:
- the LOC11431957 gene encoding probable glycosyltransferase At5g25310, which encodes MEIHHHRHFFSAILLILFLASFTVVFILLPSNLMSFINKFESSFSASLHHLQTKVSGENDYLLAVEFADGRSNGTVTLPKEVKKVKSREKKREEGLAGARSAMRKAALGNRRSNLTRSSTPYNDDGYIPTGAVYHNSRLFYQSYLEMEKIFKVYVYPDGDLPIVHDGPCKDIYSTEGRFLHEMERGVGKFRTNDPNAAHVYFLPFSVTWMVKYLYTPSSYDITPLTQFVSDYVRVVSMRYPFWNRTHGADHFMLACHDWGPHASKGNPFLYNTSIRVLCNANTSEGFNPLKDVSLPEIHLYGGEVSPKLLSLPPENAPRRYLAFFAGGMHGPIRPILLQHWKNRDKDILVNEYLPKGIDYYSIMLSSKFCLCPSGFEVASPRIVESIYAECVPVILSNYYVLPFSDVLQWEAFSVQVDVSDIPRLKEILSAIPESKYKKLKQGVRAVRRHFTLNQPAKRFDVFHMILHSIWLRRLNIKLIS